CAGCGGAGCAGGGCCCCAGCGCTGCGCAAGGTCGCGGCGCGCGGGACAGCAGTCCGTGGCGAGGCCGTGGCGGCCGCACTCTCTAGGCACCCCCGCCCGGGCTGCTCGCCCAAGATGGCGATAGAGGGGCGGGCGAGGCGGCGGCGGCCCCGGCCCCCGCGCCGGCCCCCACTAGGGCCCCGGCCCCCCGAGGCCGCGCCCCCGCCCGCGGCGCCGCGCCTCCCCGGGCCACTGACGCCCGGCGCGCCCTCCCCCGGCGGCGACGGCCAAGGCGCGGGGAGgcagcggcggcagcggcggcccGGGCCCGGCCCCATGGCGCGGGGGGACGCTCGCCGCGGCCACGGGCTCATCGCGCTGACCTTCTGCCTGCTGACTGCGCGCGGTAAGGGCGGGAGCGGCTGCGGCGTGTGCGTGCGCCCGCGCTCCGGGCTGGACTGGGTGGTGGGACTGGCGTGGGTCCCGGGTCCCGAGAGAGTGCGGGGGCCGTGGGGCGCGGGCTGCGCGTCCCGTGCCTGGGGATGCCTGGGCATGGGGTTCTGCGAGCTGCGGCCGGCGGGCGTTTGCGGCGCGTGCTTGTCCGCAGGGGGTGTGTGTCCTTGGTTTGCGGAGTctggagtgtgtatgtgtgtgtgttcggGGGAGGGGTGCTCTTGCGGGCGTATGTGTCCGCAGTGCGTGCCACGGCCGCGGCGTGGCATTGGCGGGGCGGGCAGCTGCGGTGTTGGTGGCTTGCGAGAGTCCGCCTCTGTCCTGCCCTGAAGTCTCTCCGGGTTGAGAGTCTgtgagaaagaggaagggtgCGGGGGTGTGAGTACCTCCATTTGTGTCGGGTGCATGTGTAATTGTGTTTATGGAGCTGAGCTAATATTTGGCCTTAGCTTTGGGGGAGTGTCCTTGCCCGTGGTGGGGGGCCAGGGTGGGAGATTCTGGACTGACTGCGAGGGGGACTTCACCCGCTCAACTTCAGCCAGTGGGTGTGGTCCCTGGAGCAGgttggggcgggggtggggaggttGGGGATTGCTGTCCCAAACCTGTGGCCCCGAGTgggctggaggagggggcaggaaaCCAGTTGCTTTCGTGGACGTGTCCAACACTCGCTCTCGGGATGGGACGTGTGTCACTCTTGCCCCACCCCGCAGGGGCCGATCGGGGAAACGGAGACGAGGTCAGCAAGGCCTCCTTCTGTCCCCATCCCCCAATGCGGGGTAGATGTGGGGGTAAGAGATTTGTCCACGCTGGAGAAAGAGCTGGGGAGGGGATGACAAGAGGCCCCAAGTATGTGTGTATGTCCAGGGTTCCTTCTTTCACCCCTAGCCCTGTCGCTTTCTGTCCTGTGTGCAACTGGAAGGAGGCCCATAGGGAGGGTAGGTGGTGGGATAGGAAGGGGGTTGGGCTGCCCGCTTTGTTCGCCTCGCTCTAGCCTTCCCTGCCGAGGGGAAAGCTGAGGATGTGTCCGGGGCGAGTCGGGGAGGGACttggagaagggggtggggagggggatttCTCTCCAGCTGCTGCGGCTTTCCAGAGAGACTCAGCCAGGCCACGTGGGAAGCAGGCTTGGAGGGCGGCGGGTGGGGGGAAGGAGCCTCAGCCTGTCCGGCCCCAGGCCCATCTCCAAGAAACCCAAACGGCGGGTGGAAAAGTGCGGGGAACTGTTGGGACCCTTCTCTCCTAGCAAAGACACGCCCCTTTCCAGCCCCGACAGTTGTCTCTGCGTTCCCCGCTACTGGAGGCTGCCTGGGGACCGGATCCCTGCAGCGGGACCGGATCCCGGCAGCTGGACCAGAGGAGTGGGGAGCCCGGGATTGTCAGGGGAAGGGGCCGGGGAAATgtcagagaaatgtctttcctCCTGGAGCCCCGGAAATTAAGGAAGTTGTGTGCCCCCCTCTTCAAGCTCCAGGAACGGGCTCCGAGTCTCCCAGCAAACCCGGAGCAGAACTGGGAACCGCACAGCAAGTACTGACTACCGGTGGGGCCTCTGGCAAGCAGCTCAGCTTCCCTGAGTTCTAGACCTGATGTCCCCCTTTCCTAGAGTGCACAGCACAGGGGCAGGGCCCCGAGCTGGGGTTCACCTTGGCTGCAGTGTGAGTGGCTAAAACAACTACTCTGTTCTCCCTCCTTCTCAACCACCTCACTTTGAGTGTGCAAAGCTCAGCAGGACTGGGGACACTCCAGTGGAGTTCTGATTAGCCACCCTGATCCAGACCAAAGTCACTCattcgtttattcattcaacaaatatttactgagcaccgtACTAGCATGTGCCTGATGCCTGGAAAATAGTGAATTAGGAGGCAGACGTTGTCCATGGTACAAAGCTGTGGTGTCGGAGGAGACTGACAGGTAAACAAGTCCTCTGCCTTGCTGTGGAAGATGCTAGGAGGGAGGGCTCCTAACCCAGTCTGGGGAGGTCAGGAAAGAaagccttcctggaggaagtgataaATAACAGAGCTAAAGGTGAGGGAGAGTTAGCCAAGTAGGAGAGGGATGGAAAAAGTTTTCCAGCAAGAATAGCATGTGCAAACACTCAGAGGTGACTTAGTTTACACCACTGAAAGAAACTAAATCTGGCTGGAATTTAGAGTACAATGGGTGGGAGTGAGGTCAGTGGGAGAGCGGTGGGACAGCGGCCATGTAGTACCACGAGAGGAGGTGAAGAGGAGAGCTGGATGCAGCTCATGAAGGACCTTGTAAGCCTTGCCAAGGTTTCTGCCCTGAGAGCCCTGTAAACCGTTGGCAGGTTTTAAGATCAGCTTTGCATCAGCTCACTCCAGCCGGTGTGGAGAATCGATTGGGCAGGGTTGGAGGCAGGAAGCTCCAGCTCCTTGGGAGGCTCTTGTAATCCAGAAGAGAGGATGGTGGCAGCTAGCATGCTGGCAGTTGGGGTGGCCACAGTGGCTGGATTCTAGAGATATTTAGGAAGTGGACTCAGGAGGACTTGAGAATAGATTGAATTTATAAGGAGTGAGGGAGAGGGAACTCAAGAGTAATAGATGCTTCGGCAACCACAACATGGGGCAGAACAAAGAGCTGAGGATATAGGGTCAGGGTAGTGCCAGGGGCTGCCCATCTCTCATCCCTCAGGCTGCTCTTGAGTTGGAGATTGGGACTTGGGAGGCATCTTTTGGGAACGGGATTTTTTTCTGTGGGAGTGGGGATTTAGAAAACTGAGTTCTTGCTTTTCAACACATGCAGGAAGTGGGGCTCTCCCACCTAAGTcggaaaaggggggtggggaagcCAGAGGTAAATAATAGAAGAGGCTCTAAGAACCCGAGAGTTATTTTCAGCTGGGAAgctcccaccccacacccccatcccAAACCCTTTCTCAGCCCAGAGGCTCAGAGGAGAGCCCTCTCAGCCACTTGGGGTGGTCCTCTCTGATCCCATGGAAGAGATTAGAAACGAGGTCAAACACGGCTAGTTTCCCTTAGTAGTGAATCTTATCCAGGACTTATCTAAACCTTCATTGATTCTTTTAGTACTTTCATGACCCCATTAATCACACATTTACTTGTAAATtagtatttcttttcctttctctttcattaacTCTTTCAAGTTAAGTGAGCTCCGAACTGGAGTGTTATCAAATGTCAGCCCCTTCTCAAAGGaacttagaaataattttaacttgaccccattttgcagatgagaaaactgagccctCAAGAGGGAAGTGGTTTCCCAAAGTTACATGGATAGAAAGGAGCTGGGGCAGAATCAGGTTTCCTGCCTCTTGAACACTACTCTGCAAGGCTGGAGCAGCCACCCTGTCCCAGGATTTGGTGGACAGGTACCCATGTTCACCCTctctgcaccccaccccctcaTGAGACATTATCAGCTTTGGGCTTGGCCCCCCTCAGTCTGTCTGGACTCTGGAATCCACCTTCCTCCACCCACCCCAACCTGCCTCCTCCTGTTTGGCCTCCATTGTCTCTGACGTAACAAGCAGGCTTGACACAGAACTCCAGATGCAGAACAGATGTCATTGCCAGGCAGGCCTTGGAACTCCCAGCTCCCTGAGGTGGAGAGGAGTAAGAGTGGCTCTGATGGAGAGGACCCCATCCtggttttgggggagggggtaggtgggagagaaagaaagccagaggatgTGCTGGGGCTTGGCATGCAGAGAAATCCCTCGGGCCAGCCAGGCTGTCAGCTACTACTCCCTCACTAATGTGGCTGAGCAGTCTTCTGGATTCAGGGATCTATGGGGCCATTGGGACTAGGGAAGCAGAGAAACAGTGAGCGCTCTTCCAAGTGACAGGAGCAAGCTGGTGCAGGATTTGAGGTCTGTGGATGGTTTGATAAGGGGCTTGTTACCTCGCCACATAGTTTGTAGGACAGGGCTCTGGTGAGTGAGTGGAGCATACAGGGATATCGCGTAGATGCAGCAGGAGCATGGTCTTATCTATATCGTCAGGAGAGCAGGGATGGTAGTGAGCTCCCCAGGCCTGGTAATGTTTAAGTACAGACTTTCTTTCAGTGTGGGTTTGCTGCTTTGTctctgtgctttttttctttttttccaagccAAACTGTATCCAGCTTTATTAAAGATACTTTTCATAAACGATCATGGTATTTCAGGCAGGACATGGGCAGACAGTCAGTAACAGTACACAACAACTTTCAAACTCCGTTCTTCAATGGACTACCAAAATCAGAAAGCCACTATAAAACCCAACGGAGTCTTCATTTGATGCTCTGAACAGGGGAAGTTTAGAGTGAGGGTTGACATCTCACATTTAGCATGTTGTTTGACAACTTTTCACAAGCTGATCCtgactttcaggaaatgaaatgaagacaGCAGAATTATCAGTTTTAAGATCCACAACCTAAACAAGGACTCACTACTCTTTTGTAAGATGCCATCTCAGGAGCATCACTGGAAGATCCGAATTGCCTGATATTCTGATAACCAATTCTTTTGGGTCAGGCCCCAACAGGTTTAAGAGAGTCAAGTCTGTGCTGAAGgctgagagggagaagaggacataaaaacaaattttagtttttccataCAAGGCATTTGTGCCAAGGTGGCCAATGTGTGTCAAAATCAGGGAATCCCATCTCCTGGGAGTAAAGAGGAAGTCTCTCAAAATTAGAGGGGAAGGGTGTTTTCCTCCATATCAATCCAGCTTCAGAGACATTCTATTATAGTGACATTTGCCCTTTCcccaaaaaacaacaatgaagtgTTCAGTGTGCTAAcaacacagtttaaaaaaaaaaagtaaaacaaaattctgcatttttataaaacttgataaaaaatagtatttcaaaCTGCACAGAAATACAGAGTTATCCAAAATGCACACACTTCATTTGGCATCTCCAGCACCTTCAGCTTTCCGTGCCTGGTCTGTTTTGGCATCTCCATGTTCTGCAGGGTTATTCCCATCCTTGCCAGCATCAGCTCTCCCCTTTTTCCCTTTGGgtaccttctcttccttctctgcagGGACCTTTTCAGGCTTGGATTCTGGCTTTGGAGGAGCAGGTTTAGCAGATAACCTTGCAGATCTTCTCTGTGGTTCCTCTTTTACCTTGGCTTTACCTCCTTTAGCATTCCCTTCAGCCTTTCTCTTGGGTATGGAGGCAACGGCGGTGGGACGTAGGCGCTGGATGTGGGGATGCAGAAGTGCGCAGGCTTTGATCGCTCCGGGGGTTGCTCTCACCTCTTCACACTACTCCTGTCTCTGTGTTTTTTAAGCATTTGTTAGGTGTCTACTCAGTGCCATGTACTATGCTAGGCATTTTCCACATGTATTATTCACATCTTCTCTAGCTCATGAAGGgagctattatttattttttttttttattaaattcag
The Choloepus didactylus isolate mChoDid1 chromosome 4, mChoDid1.pri, whole genome shotgun sequence DNA segment above includes these coding regions:
- the LOC119530905 gene encoding non-histone chromosomal protein HMG-17-like; its protein translation is MTDGRHLNWVAALLNPSERIRWAPPICRLRPTAVASIPKRKAEGNAKGGKAKVKEEPQRRSARLSAKPAPPKPESKPEKVPAEKEEKVPKGKKGRADAGKDGNNPAEHGDAKTDQARKAEGAGDAK